A single genomic interval of Patescibacteria group bacterium harbors:
- a CDS encoding DUF5671 domain-containing protein, translating to MEKTNTAYNTPKDVFLHLFNIIIFYLSIVNFILLITEYISVIFPDALSFYYNGITRAIQSSTSILIISIPVFILTSWMLGKDLKNNPEKREMKLRKWLLYFTLFISALTIIIDLIVFINNFLSGELTIQFFLKILTVLLVAVAVFGYYIWDLKRKDPETSKLPKILAWVISGVVLISIIWGFFILGTPAIQRDRRLDEQRVSNLQEIQERIVNYWTQKEKLPQNLGELEDSISGFIVPQDPETVVSYEYNVTGPLSFELCATFNASSKNPKSISPAKLRSSPALNQFGSLQQNWDHETGKTCFTRTIDPELYKAKLK from the coding sequence ATGGAAAAAACAAACACCGCTTATAACACGCCAAAAGATGTTTTCTTGCATCTTTTTAACATCATTATTTTTTATTTAAGCATTGTGAATTTCATTCTGCTTATAACCGAATATATCAGCGTTATTTTCCCCGACGCTCTCAGTTTTTATTATAACGGCATAACAAGAGCGATTCAAAGTTCCACTTCAATATTGATAATATCCATTCCAGTCTTTATATTAACTTCTTGGATGCTGGGAAAAGACCTCAAAAACAACCCTGAAAAAAGAGAAATGAAATTGAGAAAATGGCTGCTTTATTTCACCCTTTTTATTTCCGCCTTAACTATTATTATAGATCTTATTGTTTTTATCAATAATTTTTTAAGCGGCGAATTAACCATTCAATTCTTTTTGAAAATTTTAACCGTGCTTTTGGTCGCGGTGGCCGTTTTCGGTTATTACATTTGGGATTTAAAAAGAAAAGATCCGGAAACTTCCAAGTTGCCAAAAATACTTGCTTGGGTTATTTCCGGCGTTGTTTTGATCAGTATTATTTGGGGATTTTTTATTCTTGGAACACCGGCTATCCAAAGAGACAGACGACTTGACGAGCAAAGAGTCAGCAATCTTCAGGAAATTCAAGAAAGAATTGTCAATTATTGGACGCAAAAAGAAAAATTACCGCAAAATCTTGGCGAGCTGGAAGACAGTATTTCCGGATTTATCGTTCCTCAAGATCCGGAAACCGTTGTTTCATACGAATATAATGTGACTGGTCCTCTTTCTTTTGAATTATGCGCCACATTTAACGCTTCAAGTAAAAATCCCAAATCAATTTCTCCTGCCAAATTAAGATCTTCTCCTGCATTAAATCAATTTGGTTCTCTTCAACAAAATTGGGATCACGAAACGGGAAAAACTTGTTTTACAAGAACAATTGACCCGGAATTGTATAAAGCTAAATTAAAATAA
- a CDS encoding helix-turn-helix domain-containing protein, with protein sequence MNQAQAFSILKAGANVYLTGEPGSGKTYLVNKYVAYLRENGIEPAITASTGIAATHIGGMTIHSWCGIGIKTKLDRHDLDKIASTKYIEKRINQTKVLIIDEVSMLPPETITMIDLVCREVKQNSEPFGGIIVIFVGDFFQLPPIIKIKNENNSQTSLLGKSSAHFAYDSPSWERANLAVCYLDEQFRQEDDNFLSILSSIRRNSFKNNHLCHLEARKIEYHLAPNNIPKLFTHNIEVDRINNEMLANIKGESKVFNMISQGHDIFTASLKKGCLSPETLYLKIGATVMFTKNNPNKGFVNGTLGLIEEFNQIGNPIVKTRNGMKIKVEPMDWTIDENGSVRGRITQIPLRLAWAITVHKSQGMTLDEAVMDLSDVFEFGQGYVALSRVRKLSGLYLLGWNERAFQVHPEILVKDELFRSLSEQIEKEFAKIPPAELEKIYQNFITVCGGEPKSGKKKNLYTYGKNKKNGNTRDKTLVLWNQGQTISQIAKTRGVKEETILSHIEKLVLSDKINTADLSRLVTPSLSCALAEIYAAFYELDTNSLLPVFKKFNGAYSYTELRIARMMLKE encoded by the coding sequence ATGAATCAAGCTCAAGCGTTTTCAATACTTAAGGCCGGGGCAAACGTGTATTTGACCGGCGAACCCGGATCAGGAAAAACATATTTGGTAAATAAATATGTGGCGTATTTGCGCGAAAATGGCATTGAACCGGCGATTACCGCATCCACTGGCATTGCCGCAACGCATATCGGCGGCATGACAATTCATTCCTGGTGCGGAATTGGAATTAAAACCAAATTGGACAGGCATGATTTGGATAAAATCGCTTCAACCAAATATATTGAAAAACGCATTAATCAAACCAAAGTTCTTATTATTGATGAAGTATCAATGCTTCCGCCCGAAACGATTACCATGATTGATTTGGTTTGCCGCGAAGTCAAGCAAAATTCCGAACCGTTCGGCGGCATAATAGTGATTTTTGTCGGCGATTTTTTCCAGCTCCCGCCGATTATTAAAATAAAAAATGAAAATAATTCCCAAACTTCTCTGCTTGGAAAATCATCCGCTCATTTCGCTTATGATTCTCCGTCATGGGAAAGAGCAAATTTAGCCGTTTGTTATCTTGATGAACAATTTCGCCAGGAAGACGATAATTTTCTTTCCATACTTTCTTCAATCAGGCGCAACTCATTTAAAAATAATCATTTATGCCATCTTGAAGCGCGAAAAATTGAATATCATCTGGCGCCGAACAATATACCCAAACTTTTTACGCACAATATTGAAGTAGATCGCATCAATAATGAAATGTTGGCTAATATTAAAGGCGAATCAAAAGTTTTTAATATGATTTCGCAGGGCCATGATATTTTTACCGCTTCTCTTAAAAAAGGCTGTCTTTCGCCGGAAACGCTTTATTTAAAAATCGGCGCAACGGTAATGTTTACAAAAAATAATCCCAACAAAGGATTTGTAAACGGCACGCTCGGCCTTATTGAAGAATTCAACCAAATCGGCAATCCGATCGTTAAAACGAGAAACGGAATGAAAATTAAGGTTGAACCAATGGATTGGACAATAGATGAAAATGGCAGCGTGCGCGGCCGAATTACGCAAATACCGCTTCGTCTTGCTTGGGCGATTACCGTGCACAAAAGCCAGGGAATGACTTTGGACGAAGCAGTTATGGATCTTTCTGATGTTTTTGAATTTGGACAAGGCTATGTCGCGCTTTCTCGGGTAAGAAAACTTTCCGGACTTTATTTGCTCGGTTGGAATGAACGCGCTTTTCAAGTGCATCCGGAAATTCTTGTTAAAGATGAATTATTCCGGTCATTATCAGAACAGATTGAAAAAGAATTTGCCAAAATTCCACCCGCTGAACTTGAAAAAATATATCAAAATTTCATCACTGTTTGCGGAGGAGAGCCAAAATCCGGCAAAAAGAAAAATTTATACACATACGGTAAAAATAAAAAAAATGGCAATACGCGCGATAAAACTCTCGTCTTATGGAATCAAGGACAAACTATTTCGCAAATTGCCAAAACGCGCGGAGTAAAGGAAGAAACAATTCTGAGCCATATTGAAAAACTTGTTTTAAGTGATAAGATTAATACAGCAGATCTGTCTCGTCTTGTCACGCCTTCTCTTTCTTGCGCTCTTGCTGAAATTTATGCCGCATTTTACGAACTTGATACCAATTCACTTCTGCCTGTTTTTAAAAAATTCAATGGGGCATATTCATATACAGAATTAAGAATAGCCAGAATGATGTTAAAAGAATAA
- a CDS encoding EamA family transporter, with product MWLIIVLIAQFLNAIVFLFDKYLLGSGRIDKPALYAFYVGMLGVIGVVLIPFGGLSFPGMNGLLIDFLTGGIYILACWVFYQALKVNEASRVVPVVGSFSAVFVLILSTIFLGETLTPKFTSAFLLLLAGSILISLRLTKKREKFDCKFLLAILASLIFSIFYILTKYIYLHQPFISGFIWSRFGGVIFALFLLFIPSVAKSVFKKSKEKNPAKSGKLTSILFLSNQLMGGTNFILINWAISMASVALVNAMQGVQYAFIFLISLFLVRYPRILVEEVNKSVIIQKIIAILLIGAGIFLINF from the coding sequence ATGTGGTTAATTATCGTTTTGATCGCTCAATTTCTTAATGCCATAGTTTTTTTATTTGACAAATATCTGCTGGGCAGCGGTCGAATAGACAAACCGGCATTATACGCTTTTTATGTCGGCATGTTGGGTGTAATCGGCGTGGTTCTAATTCCGTTTGGCGGATTAAGTTTTCCGGGGATGAATGGACTGCTGATTGATTTTTTAACCGGTGGTATTTATATTTTGGCCTGTTGGGTTTTTTATCAGGCATTAAAAGTGAATGAAGCATCAAGAGTAGTGCCGGTAGTCGGCAGTTTCAGCGCTGTTTTTGTTTTAATTTTAAGCACGATATTTTTGGGCGAAACTTTAACCCCGAAATTTACATCCGCATTTCTATTATTATTGGCAGGCAGTATTTTGATCAGTCTTCGTTTGACCAAGAAACGAGAAAAATTTGATTGTAAATTTTTACTTGCTATTTTGGCAAGTTTAATTTTTTCAATATTTTATATTTTGACAAAATATATTTATCTCCATCAGCCGTTTATCAGCGGATTTATTTGGTCTCGATTTGGCGGAGTGATTTTTGCTTTATTCTTATTATTTATTCCTTCAGTCGCCAAGTCTGTCTTTAAAAAATCAAAAGAAAAAAATCCTGCCAAGAGCGGGAAATTGACATCAATACTTTTTCTTTCAAATCAATTGATGGGCGGAACAAATTTTATTCTTATTAATTGGGCTATTTCCATGGCCAGTGTCGCGTTGGTGAATGCCATGCAAGGCGTTCAATACGCGTTTATATTTTTAATCAGCTTATTTTTGGTCAGATATCCGCGCATTCTAGTTGAAGAAGTCAATAAATCGGTGATTATTCAAAAAATTATCGCCATTTTATTGATCGGAGCGGGTATTTTCCTGATTAATTTCTAA
- the ychF gene encoding redox-regulated ATPase YchF, producing MSLRVGIVGLPNVGKSTLFQAITRKQVDHSNYPFCTIDPNIGVVAVPDERVDKLAELTKSAKKIYTTVEFVDIAGLVKGASKGEGLGNKFLTNIREVDSIVYVLRGFKNEKIINTQQNIDIVRDKEVLDTELALKDLETMEKRKQALNRDVRAGKKEAIKEMDVVKKAYDLLEKGEILSEKIWEEEEKKILQNYQLLTMKPRLFLLNGTETEIDSATMEIFKKNNWSYLIIDILTEFDAADLKPEERKDFDLPTDLKINDLVKESYKLLDLITFLTTGPDETRAWTLKKGGTAPQAGGVIHSDFETHFIKADVINWLDLLNVGGFGEALKKGLIRTEGKDYIIQDGDVIEIKSNA from the coding sequence ATGTCTTTAAGAGTCGGAATAGTCGGACTGCCAAATGTCGGCAAATCAACTTTATTTCAGGCGATTACCAGAAAACAAGTGGATCATTCCAACTATCCTTTCTGCACCATTGATCCAAATATCGGCGTCGTGGCCGTGCCTGATGAAAGAGTGGATAAATTAGCCGAATTAACCAAATCAGCTAAAAAAATTTACACTACCGTAGAGTTTGTTGATATTGCCGGATTGGTTAAGGGAGCGTCAAAGGGTGAAGGTTTGGGAAATAAATTTTTAACCAATATCAGAGAAGTTGATTCAATAGTTTATGTTTTGCGCGGATTTAAAAATGAAAAAATTATCAATACCCAGCAAAATATTGACATTGTCAGAGATAAAGAAGTTCTGGACACGGAATTGGCTCTTAAGGATTTGGAAACTATGGAGAAAAGAAAACAAGCTTTGAATAGAGATGTTAGGGCCGGAAAAAAAGAAGCGATCAAAGAAATGGACGTTGTAAAAAAAGCGTATGATTTGTTGGAAAAAGGGGAGATATTGAGTGAAAAAATTTGGGAAGAAGAAGAGAAAAAAATATTGCAAAATTATCAATTGTTAACCATGAAGCCTCGATTATTTTTATTGAACGGCACAGAAACGGAAATTGATTCGGCAACAATGGAAATCTTCAAAAAAAATAATTGGTCATATTTGATTATTGATATTTTAACCGAGTTTGATGCTGCGGATTTAAAACCGGAAGAAAGAAAAGATTTTGACCTGCCTACGGATTTAAAAATAAACGATTTAGTTAAAGAATCTTATAAACTGCTTGATCTAATCACTTTTTTAACCACCGGGCCTGACGAAACTCGCGCCTGGACGTTAAAAAAAGGAGGAACAGCGCCGCAGGCCGGCGGAGTCATTCATAGCGATTTTGAGACGCATTTTATCAAAGCAGATGTCATTAATTGGCTTGATTTATTGAATGTGGGCGGATTTGGCGAAGCGCTCAAAAAGGGACTAATTCGCACTGAGGGTAAGGATTATATTATTCAAGACGGAGACGTAATTGAAATTAAAAGTAATGCTTAA
- a CDS encoding LD-carboxypeptidase, which yields MVPNKLKIGDTIRIVAPSSSLGLISQGVRDIANQKFKELGLSLSFSKNVEEKDEFISSSIKSRVEDLHKAFADKNVKGIFTVIGGFNCNQLLPYLDWNLIKKNPKIFIGFSDTTALQNAILTKTGLVTYYGPAYSTFGQKLHFDYTLDCFKKCLMDNQSIILKPSPKWTDDAWYLDQDKRVLIENSGYWNISNGEAEGTIIGGNLCTLNLLQGTSYFPLKKNVILFIEDDSESDYVHFDRDFESLLQMFGIKNIRGIIFGRFQNESDMTLAKMQRLIKIRPQLFKIPIVANVDFGHTSPIITFPIGGTASLAVKNKLIKITILKH from the coding sequence ATTGTTCCGAATAAACTTAAAATAGGGGATACGATCAGAATTGTCGCCCCATCATCATCGCTCGGTTTGATTTCACAGGGCGTTCGCGATATTGCCAATCAAAAATTTAAAGAGCTTGGTTTGAGTCTCAGTTTCAGCAAAAACGTTGAAGAAAAAGATGAATTTATTTCTTCGTCCATCAAATCGCGCGTTGAAGATTTGCACAAAGCCTTTGCCGATAAAAATGTAAAAGGAATTTTCACGGTAATCGGAGGATTCAATTGCAATCAACTTTTACCTTATCTTGATTGGAATTTGATTAAGAAAAATCCAAAAATTTTTATCGGTTTTTCCGACACTACCGCCCTGCAAAATGCTATTTTGACAAAAACCGGTCTTGTCACTTATTACGGTCCGGCCTATTCCACTTTTGGTCAAAAATTACACTTTGATTATACGTTGGATTGTTTTAAAAAATGTCTCATGGATAATCAATCAATTATCCTTAAACCATCGCCAAAATGGACAGATGACGCGTGGTATCTTGATCAAGACAAGCGCGTATTGATAGAAAATAGCGGTTATTGGAATATTTCCAATGGCGAAGCCGAAGGAACAATAATCGGCGGCAATTTATGCACTTTGAATTTATTGCAGGGAACATCTTATTTTCCTTTGAAAAAAAATGTTATTCTTTTTATTGAAGATGACAGCGAATCAGACTATGTTCATTTTGATCGTGATTTTGAATCACTCCTTCAAATGTTCGGGATAAAAAATATTCGCGGTATTATTTTTGGCCGTTTTCAGAATGAAAGCGATATGACTTTGGCTAAAATGCAACGGTTGATTAAAATTCGTCCTCAACTCTTCAAAATACCGATTGTTGCCAATGTTGATTTTGGCCACACCAGTCCGATTATTACTTTTCCTATTGGCGGAACAGCGAGCCTTGCAGTTAAAAATAAATTAATTAAAATCACTATTTTAAAACATTAA
- a CDS encoding GIY-YIG nuclease family protein yields MKYYVYILECADKSLYSGSTNNLEKRLKQHNNSKCGAHYTKLRRPVILKYSETYENLKEARKREAEIKSWDRNKKIALIKDN; encoded by the coding sequence ATGAAATACTATGTTTACATCCTTGAATGCGCTGATAAATCCTTATATTCTGGTTCAACCAATAATCTTGAAAAACGCTTAAAACAGCATAATAATTCCAAGTGCGGCGCTCATTATACAAAATTGCGACGTCCGGTAATCTTAAAATATTCGGAAACTTACGAAAATTTGAAAGAGGCAAGAAAACGTGAAGCCGAAATAAAAAGTTGGGATAGAAATAAAAAAATAGCATTAATTAAAGATAATTAA
- a CDS encoding peptidylprolyl isomerase yields the protein MKKIYIILIIIVAAAMIFSVSFFKAPAKNDSQNKKVDNIKIDSSNQTNNSKIKNMNHIVTIKTNMGEIRFATYDADAPRAVSNFLTLAKKGFYDKVIFHRVIDGFMIQGGDPDGTGMGGPGYQFADELDPQTDSYKQGYKKGVVAMANAGPDTNGSQFFIMVADYPLPNQYTIFGKVISGQEVVDAIAKVKKDSNDRPLSPVIMETVTISE from the coding sequence ATGAAGAAAATTTATATTATACTGATTATCATAGTGGCCGCGGCGATGATTTTCAGTGTCTCGTTTTTTAAAGCGCCGGCCAAAAATGATTCTCAAAATAAAAAAGTTGATAACATTAAAATAGACTCTTCTAATCAAACTAATAATTCTAAAATAAAAAATATGAACCACATTGTAACCATTAAAACAAATATGGGCGAAATTCGTTTCGCCACTTATGATGCCGATGCGCCAAGAGCGGTTAGTAATTTTCTTACTCTTGCCAAAAAAGGATTTTATGACAAAGTTATTTTTCATCGGGTTATAGACGGATTTATGATTCAAGGAGGGGATCCTGACGGAACAGGAATGGGCGGACCGGGATATCAATTTGCCGATGAGCTTGATCCTCAAACCGATTCCTATAAACAAGGTTATAAAAAAGGCGTGGTCGCCATGGCCAATGCCGGACCTGACACCAATGGCAGTCAATTTTTTATTATGGTTGCCGATTATCCTTTACCAAACCAATACACTATTTTCGGGAAAGTGATTTCCGGACAAGAAGTGGTTGACGCAATTGCCAAAGTGAAAAAAGATTCAAATGATCGTCCGCTTTCTCCTGTCATAATGGAAACAGTAACAATATCTGAATGA